The sequence TTTTTGCTGATCCTTTCGCTTTCACAATGCTTGCTTAAGTATTTAAGTATTTCGCTCGCCAAAAATAATTCTACCTAGACGAATTGCCGTAGCACCTGCTTTGATTGCCAGTTGGTAATCACTAGACATTCCCATCGATAGCTGTTCCATGCTTAAATTCGAGTAGTTCTTTTGTTTTATTCTTGTTGCTAATTGATGGATTTCTTGAAATGCACTTAAAGTTTGTGCAGGAGACAATCCCTGAGGCAAAATTGTCATCAAACCCTGAATATTAAGATACTGATATTGATTCAATTGCTCTAAATCTTGTAACAATTCTGCAACTTGCCAGCCATACTTATTAGGATCTGATAAAACCTTGGTCTGCAAGAAAACTTTAGGTATACGGTTCAACTCCTCAGCGAGCCTGTTTAATCTTTGCGCCAAAGCAAAACTATCTACTGAATGAATCCAGTCAAAATTTTCCATGACTTTTCTAGCTTTATTTTTTTGAATATGACCAATAAAATGCCAGCTAATATCAGTTAAATCTTGTAGCTGTTCTTGTTTTGTTAAAGCTTCTTGAAGACGATTTTCACCAAAATTGCTGATTCCTGCTGCATAAGCTTCTCGCATTGCTTCAATGCCGACTTGTTTGGTAATTGCGATTAACTCAACATTTTGGGGAATTTGCTGCTTGATTAATTTAATTTGCTGCGTAATATAGCCTTCCATTAAGTTATTCTTTGAATTGGAGGTCAAAACTAAAGAAAAGTGCGTTGATAAATAGCCTGTAATTGTCGATGTTTTTCTGCTTCTCGGTCTAATAATAATCTTCGGAGTAAACTTTCCACTAACATACGAGCATCTGTCCTGCTAATAGGTTCAAAAGAAAAAGACGCGCTACTAGTAGTTACGGTAAAAAACAGACGTTGAGCGTACAGGGTAGTAAATAATTCTTGATTATCTTTCAACAGACATATTCTGTAGAGAAGTCCGAAAGTAGGGTGATTCAGGTAAACTTCATTGGGTTGATTATTCACTCGGTAATTAATTAATTTTTGCTATGTGCCAAGAATATTCTAAAAATTATACTATTCACCCTTCACCAGTGGAAATTCAAAGTTATAGATATAGCAGTCAAATTTATAGCTGAGGACATCAGAATCTTGTTACAAAGAAAACGGGGAAGAGGAAATAGGAAAACGAGTAAAAATATTTTAATCTTTGCCCCGACTGCTATAACTCAGTATAAGTGAAGCTAATTATCTTAGATGAGCGTTAAACTATGGCTCAGTTGTGATAGCATTTTTGGGTCGAAAATCAAGTTATCGTTCTGATACCAAAGCTCAAAAAAACTAGATCTAAAACTATATATAGAGTAATATGGGCTAATCCTCGTTTACGAAACGCTATATGTGGTAAAAGTTGAGCTATAGTAAACAGACGAGTAAAAACTTTTCAGCCTCAGAGTATATGCAGCCAAGTTTCCCGTTAACCAGCAACTCCATATCAACAGCTAATTCAGAGCCAAAAGTCTCGAAAACTGGACGTAATCAGCAGCCGATCGCTAATCCTAATGGTTTAGGTAGCGTATTGCCTCAACAGCGTGATTCTACTTGCGCTCAGATGCCAGGAGAAATATTTGAGGCTGGTTCAACGACATCGATTCAGGTGGTAAGACGAGATGGTTCACTTACGCCTCTTAATATATCTAAAATTCGTTCTGTAGTTGAATGGGCCTGTAGCGAACAAAATGTTAATCTAATTACCCTAGAAGCTGGTTTAACCACTAGATTACGCAGCGGTGTAACCACTAGAGATATTCAGGATAATTTAATCGACTGCGCGTTGGGAATGTGTAGTCCTGATGAACCAGCATGGCGTTATGTAGCGGGAAGACTGCATATCTGGAGTCGCTGGAAAGATACTCAGGTAAGTCGGGGATTTGGCTATGGAAACTACCCCGCAGCAGTGCAATTTCAGCTAGAGGC is a genomic window of Coleofasciculaceae cyanobacterium containing:
- a CDS encoding PipX family protein, whose amino-acid sequence is MNNQPNEVYLNHPTFGLLYRICLLKDNQELFTTLYAQRLFFTVTTSSASFSFEPISRTDARMLVESLLRRLLLDREAEKHRQLQAIYQRTFL
- a CDS encoding YggS family pyridoxal phosphate-dependent enzyme yields the protein MEGYITQQIKLIKQQIPQNVELIAITKQVGIEAMREAYAAGISNFGENRLQEALTKQEQLQDLTDISWHFIGHIQKNKARKVMENFDWIHSVDSFALAQRLNRLAEELNRIPKVFLQTKVLSDPNKYGWQVAELLQDLEQLNQYQYLNIQGLMTILPQGLSPAQTLSAFQEIHQLATRIKQKNYSNLSMEQLSMGMSSDYQLAIKAGATAIRLGRIIFGERNT